Proteins from a genomic interval of Plasmodium reichenowi strain SY57 chromosome 13, whole genome shotgun sequence:
- a CDS encoding hypothetical protein (conserved Plasmodium protein, unknown function) yields the protein MVKRFINISTSLPFLLKNRMYHKKKFFFIQEKHICNQHTPLHIYNATKYSKKSMNHRLFYINWMFVFLLLDFCNGHLDI from the exons ATGGTTAAACgttttattaatatttctaCATCTTTGCCTTTTCTGTTGAAG aATAGGATGTATCATAAGAAAAAGTTTTTCTTTATTCaa gaaaaacatatatgtaATCAACACACACCgttacatatatacaacGCCACAAAATACTCCAAGAAATCAATGAATCATAGattgttttatataaattggATGTTTGTTTTTCTATTGCTAGATTTTTGTAATGGACAtttagatatataa
- a CDS encoding hypothetical protein (conserved Plasmodium protein, unknown function) — protein MNDIMTLSYDVILERLGKKYSYEISLRKYYDMIKCRRNKEERFLDGPQKEEEIKGMINLHNEDIENNKINVICNVPNEEVQYRRSQEKHADEKKHVDGINEKENDFDEVILSLYTDLVDLMNYNNFFIKDCIVTFIFVDKDVYKGKLDLYFGRIEEENKNSFNNMGKEYLDDYDDKNKEKDNMIEKKNDDKIYDDINEYIFFEHYEIYGNKINNIKDILKNTFECLFFGMVEQYNIILKINYCHRIKEIYNYILFNEEIYKTLEHADYIEIDINKIHFDIIDYSFIFSKNVNKFFNYLKYVKDIHSCSYFISLLIRNIAYTNKIYKYTAQLFIYNNTNNEYGTIFLRLVLNDKKEIFEKIGILKRKFNSGNMLDIDISIYDHIKNIFINKYNMSFPEERIILSYVKYYYVYRLVNMKKNCDYNTNYSYIFSTNIESNISNKTHTLCSSNSYENSDVNYQGPVYIKRKQLQKNIRKYMKCKAKKNKLNTVKDKTKLCATQEIYDHDLNKLYKINNIQNNFKSPSDCYMVRNEYNHKTRQYKNKIIYDHDSVYCSNECASHGDNDEKDGNNNNKDIHNNIHNDVHNNIHNNIHNDVHNNIHNDVHNNIHNNIHNNIHNNIHNNIHNNIHNNIHNDVHNYYNQADTYDRKQNYKTLRNNKRRNNNRSTKYKKFDDHFNKEESIKKINRKNKEYNYNINKYNSDSTYKNKCITSIIYDEKENQKKERKKYTHNSRVPILNNKNCSSRQIVTRSMKYKMDCSIETNTDSKSCLNYLDILDENFHIKENIIIENLILDDVLEKMLTQRINVQNDNIVTLKNRKIKPLNKNVDVKDNYVNFYSDDNEFEEEINKCIWVNEHTLKRNKRKKKKNKQTKIHKHIHKHIHKQMHKHIQREPENINNYMINKYNNDIYQDIISCHQDYEHGEDTCNNIERFYNDNVKMKNAYNYKKRPYNYATDISNNNVMNKRRKICSIHNDENFALKTNYVDDKKNEKPLFSESLPCDKNEGNKMKNLFYSEFLFDYNPWNDNDVNKNLRDVFYEKQFYKIMHENFEVYTIEDEEEDNKEEDNKEEINKEEDNKEEINKEKDNKEEDNKEKDNKEEINKEEDNKEEINKEEDNKEEVNKEEDNKEKDNKEEINKEKDNKEEDNKEEVNKEEVNKEEVNKEEYNEDQFDEEEHIEYHDNNIIIKKLIEVYNVENDSVTMYILNNEDESKKNRKHQHIFKKDEKKESIGIDLFNRENDKKENNKNSLNNKEYKEDIKNKTYKSIKNINMKCLTNVLKKYPNDILKKGMMNKNVIKEKMNNEKYKNNKINNNQNKNENQCKNYFIDNCNNNKQNNNSFEIINMNNIPHSKFMYNNYENNLITESVYNEIMKNLSRNMYFFNDEDNILTCVYNYKYLLKNILYLENVIEKYNIHMSVRHVSNLQNVISNQENNNLLNENHPNKISDGNYNKNNQKDNHMEKIKQIIHNIKNKCREYKNTLYKCKTYMCCKYIYGKQNCGLSINRQNKK, from the coding sequence ATGAATGATATTATGACCTTATCGTATGATGTTATTTTGGAAAGGCTGGGGAAAAAATACTCTTATGAGATATCTCTgagaaaatattatgatatgATAAAATGTAGAAGGAATAAAGAGGAACGTTTTTTGGATGGCCCGcaaaaagaagaagaaattaAAGGTATGATTAACTTACATAATGAagatatagaaaataataaaataaatgtaatatgTAATGTACCAAATGAAGAAGTACAATACAGAAGATCACAAGAGAAGCATGCTGACGAGAAAAAACATGTAGATGgtataaatgaaaaagaaaacgATTTTGATGAAGTgatattatcattatatacaGATCTTGTGGATCTTatgaattataataatttttttataaaagattGTATAGTGACCTTTATTTTTGTTGATAAGGATGTGTATAAGGGGAAATTAGATTTATACTTTGGTAGAatagaagaagaaaataaaaatagttttaataatatgggtaaagaatatttagatgattatgatgataaaaataaagaaaaagataatatgatagaaaagaaaaatgatgataaaatatatgatgacattaatgaatatattttctttgAACATTATGAAATTTATGGAAATaagataaataatattaaggatatattaaaaaatacttttgaatgtttattttttggtATGGTAgaacaatataatataatattaaaaataaattattgtCATCGtattaaagaaatatataattatatactATTCAATGAAGAGATATATAAAACTCTTGAACATGCAGATTATATTGaaatagatataaataaaatacattttgatattatagattattcttttatcttttccaaaaatgtaaataaattttttaattatttaaaatatgttaaaGATATACATTcatgttcatattttatttctttattaattcGTAATATAGcttatacaaataaaatatataaatatacagctcaattatttatatataataatacaaataatgaatatgGTACTATATTTCTACGTTTGGTTCTAAATgacaaaaaagaaatttttgaaaaaataggtattttaaaaagaaaatttaaCTCAGGCAATATGCTTGACATTgatatttctatatatgatcatataaaaaatatatttattaataaatataatatgtcCTTTCCTGAGGAAcgtattatattatcatatgttaaatattattatgtatatagacttgtaaatatgaaaaaaaattgtgaTTATAACACaaattattcttatattttctcAACAAATATAGAATCTAATATATCTAACAAAACACATACACTATGTTCATCTAATAGTTACGAAAATTCAGATGTAAATTACCAAGGACctgtatatattaaaagaaaacaattacaaaaaaatattaggAAATACATGAAATGTAAAGcgaaaaaaaataaactCAACACTGTAAAGGacaaaacaaaattatgTGCTACACAGGAAATATATGATCatgatttaaataaattatataaaataaataatattcaaaaCAATTTTAAATCACCATCCGATTGTTACATGGTGagaaatgaatataatcataaaaCAAGAcaatacaaaaataaaattatctATGATCATGATAGTGTGTATTGTTCTAATGAATGTGCTTCACATGGTGATAATGACGAAAAGGATGgcaataataataataaggataTCCATAATAATATCCATAACGATGTCCATAATAATATCCATAATAATATCCATAATGATGTCCATAATAATATCCATAATGATGTCCATAATAATATCCATAATAATATCCATAATAATATCCATAATAATATCCATAATAATATCCATAATAATATCCATAATAATATCCATAATGATGTccataattattataatcagGCAGACACATATGACAGGAAACAAAACTATAAAACTCTTCGTAATAACAAAAGgagaaataataatagatcaacgaaatataaaaaattcgatgatcattttaataaagaagaatcaattaaaaaaataaatcgaaaaaataaagaatataattataacataaataaatataattctGATTCTACTTACAAGAATAAATGTATTACatctattatatatgatgaaaaggagaatcaaaaaaaagaaagaaaaaaatatacacataataGTAGAGTTCccatattaaataataaaaattgttCATCTAGGCAAATCGTTACAAGAAGTATGAAATACAAAATGGATTGTTCCATTGAAACAAATACAGATTCTAAAAGTTGCTTAAACTATCTAGATATATTAGATgaaaattttcatattaaagaaaatattattatcgaaaatttaatattagATGATGTACTTGAAAAAATGCTTACACAAAGGATAAATGTGCAGAATGATAATATTGTAACATTAAAGaatagaaaaataaaaccattaaataaaaatgtggATGTAAAGGataattatgtaaatttttatagtgatgataatgaatttgaagaagaaattaataaatgtatatggGTAAATGAACACACTCTCAAAAGGAAtaaacgaaaaaaaaaaaaaaacaaacaaacaaaaataCACAAACATATACACAAACATATACACAAACAAATGCACAAGCATATACAAAGAGAACcagaaaatataaataattatatgataaataaatataataatgatatatatcAAGATATAATAAGTTGCCATCAAGATTATGAACATGGGGAAGATacatgtaataatatagaaagGTTTTATAACGACAATGTTAAAATGAAGAATgcatataattataaaaagagaCCTTATAATTATGCCACAGACATATCTAACAATAATGTTATgaataaaagaagaaaaatatgcTCTATACATAACGATGAAAATTTTGctttaaaaacaaattatgtagatgataaaaaaaatgaaaaaccTTTATTTTCAGAATCTTTACCTtgtgataaaaatgaaggaaataaaatgaaaaatttattttattcagaatttttatttgattatAATCCTTGGAATGATAATGATGTGAATAAAAATCTTCGGGACGTTTTTTATGAAAAgcaattttataaaattatgcATGAGAATTTTGAGGTCTACACTATTGAGGATGAGGAGGAAGATAATAAAGAGGAAGATAATAAAGAGGAAATTAATAAAGAGGAGGATAATAAAGAGGAAATTAATAAAGAGAAAGATAATAAAGAGGAGGATAATAAAGAGAAAGATAATAAAGAGGAAATTAATAAAGAGGAGGATAATAAAGAGGAAATTAATAAAGAGGAGGATAATAAAGAGGAAGTTAATAAAGAGGAGGATAATAAAGAGAAGGATAATAAAGAGGAAATTAATAAAGAGAAAGATAATAAAGAGGAAGATAATAAAGAGGAAGTGAATAAAGAGGAAGTTAATAAAGAGGAAGTGAATAAAGAGGAATATAATGAAGATCAATTTGATGAAGAGGAACATATTGAGTATCATgataacaatataataataaagaaacTTATCGAAGTATATAATGTAGAAAATGACAGTGTCAcaatgtatattttaaataatgaagatgaaAGTAAAAAGAATCGAAAACATcaacatatttttaagaaggatgaaaaaaaagaaagtataggtattgatttatttaacagagaaaatgataaaaaggaaaataataagaattcattaaataataaagaatataaagaggatataaaaaataagacatataaaagtataaaaaatataaacatgAAGTGTTTAACAAATGTGTTGAAGAAATATCCAAATgatatattgaaaaaaggaatgatgaataaaaatgtaataaaagAGAAGAtgaataatgaaaaatataaaaataataaaataaataataaccagaataaaaatgaaaatcaatgtaaaaattattttatagataattgtaataataataaacaaaataataattcttttgaaatcataaatatgaataatatacCACATTCtaaatttatgtataataattatgaaaataatttaattacAGAATCTgtatataatgaaattatgaaaaatcTTAGTagaaatatgtattttttcaatgatgaagataatatattaacttgtgtatataattataaatatttattgaagaatattttatacttGGAAAATgttatagaaaaatataatatccATATGAGTGTTAGACATGTTTCAAATTTACAAAATGTTATATCGAACCAAGAAAATAacaatttattaaatgagAATCATccaaataaaatatcagatggaaattataataaaaataaccAAAAGGATAATCATATggaaaaaattaaacaaataattcataatataaaaaataaatgtcgagaatataaaaatacattatataaatgtaaaacatatatgtgttgtaaatatatatatggaaaaCAAAATTGTGGCCTCTCTATAAATAGgcaaaataaaaaataa
- a CDS encoding mitochondrial fission 1 protein, putative produces the protein MDSPELLKIELQRLKNDYENELSVDHVMPKTQFDYACLLICSSDLKNIKFASSLLHELLLINYNRIDCLYQLAIAHIKLRDYKKAKNYLNALLKIDARNSNALALKSLLFDLISSDGLIGALLVALTACGLYLSFKSFKYF, from the exons ATGGATAGTCCAGAATTACTTAAAATAGAACTTCAAAGGTTAAAGAATGATTATGAAAAT GAACTATCAGTAGATCACGTAATGCCCAAGACTCAATTTGATTACGCTTGTTTGTTAATATGTTCTTcagatttaaaaaatataaagtttgcttcttcattattacatgaattattacttataaattataatcGTATAGATTGTTTATATCAGCTAGCTATAGcacatataaaattaagagattataaaaaagctaagaattatttaaatgCCTTATTAAAAATCGATGCAAGAAATAGTAATGCTTTAGCTTTAAAGAGTTTACTTTTTGATTTAATATCATCTGATGGTTTAATTGGTGCTTTGTTAGTTGCACTGACAGCTTGTggtttatatttatcttttaaatctttcaagtatttttaa
- a CDS encoding hypothetical protein (conserved Plasmodium protein, unknown function) gives MVKSVHKIIPRFYGEHLKRKCNYNKKKRYQKTIPYNFTKCTFSSNAECLKINKTACNDNDLPSFLDLQEMRLIGNKKISFNSVYENRVNVFLKPLITDIIIDKKSNNNHDESQIILDHVQNLKKETAHEIYENVYEDKKYNQTDTISSTHEEDKEQIVKNNKDDIVNKENLINERHVCVDDENETYVNCNIQNCKNNEKIKTNNTHDNNTHDNNDNNNNNNNNNRDGRNGRNYNSEVNKKRDLQFLSQDRYNILLKRKHKYIYDFEVYNISELSKYEAGEIVNVYFYNKLYIGIGLLNRKSNIVINIIDRDISKKINDKFFIKKLYESIKRRFYFLYNIKLYEYIYSFHIRKNLKLFCKVVNSVHDSLPGLVVYIFDKHLYIRYDNLSIQKYSYIFEKELETIFSPKNIFCKKIISKKEKRAQMGKEYILEQIKGTDLELNYDENGYTFYNNITNISYDIFHIENKQDRQFLQNIFHESNILNVHGNVGEYIINTSFQKKKKNINTTNYSDNISIILSDSVKNTNYINKNIELNKCDNITSLHREDILEELNNMYLNNLKFDLIIYNIKSNIVYRKNSYISVYGKRHIVTFKGIYSFLNYMADILQKNGLLFITVELSAVDYHKFLNIVKCVFENKKKNVSIIYENSCTIENNILCIDENAWYMRSVCFKLNSA, from the exons ATGGTTAAGTCCgtacataaaataatcCCCAGGTTTTATGGCGAGCATTTAAAGAGAAAGtgtaattataataaaaaaaaaaggtatCAAAAAACAATACCATACAATTTTACCAAATGTACATTTTCCTCAAATGCTGaatgtttaaaaataaataagacTGCTTGTAATGATAATGACTTACCAAGTTTTTTAGATTTACAAGAGATGAGACTTATaggtaataaaaaaatcaGCTTTAACAGTGTTTACGAAAATAGAGttaatgtatttttaaaacCATTAATAACAGATATAATCATTGATAAAAAgtctaataataatcatgaTGAAAGCCAAATTATTCTTGATCATGTacaaaatttaaaaaaggaGACGGCGCACGAGATTTATGAAAATGTATATGAGGATAAAAAGTATAACCAAACGGACACAATTTCTAGTACGCATGAAGAAGATAAAGAACAAATAGttaagaataataaagatgatattgtgaataaagaaaatttaattaatgAACGACATGTATGTGTAGATGATGAGAATGAGACATATGTGAATTGtaatatacaaaattgtaaaaataatgaaaaaataaaaacgaATAATACAcatgataataatacacacgataataatgataataataataataataataataataataggGATGGTAGGAATGGTAGGAATTATAATAGTGAGGTgaacaaaaaaagagatctacaatttttatcacaagatagatataatatactacttaaaagaaaacacaaatatatatacgaCTTTGAAgtttataatattagtGAATTAAGTAAGTATGAAGCAGGAGAAATTGTAAAcgtttatttttataataaattatacataGGTATAGGTTTATTAAATCGAAAAAGTAACAttgttattaatataatagatagagatatatcaaaaaaaataaatgataaattttttattaaaaaattatatgaaagTATTAAAAGGagattttattttttatataatataaaattatatgaatatatatattcatttcatattagaaaaaatttaaagCTTTTTTGTAAAGTTGTAAATTCAGTTCATGATTCATTACCTGGACTtgttgtatatatatttgataaacatttatatataagatatgataatttaagtatacaaaaatatagttatatatttgaaaaagaATTAGAAACTATATTTTCACcgaaaaatatattttgtaaaaaaattataagtaaaaaagaaaaaagagCTCAAATGGGcaaagaatatattttagaACAAATAAAAGGAACAGATCTTGAATTAaattatgatgaaaatggttatacattttataataatataacgAACATAtcatatgatatatttcatatagaaaataaacAAGATAGACAATTcttacaaaatatttttcatgAATCCAATATCTTAAATGTTCATGGAAATGTTGgagaatatataattaacacttcttttcaaaaaaaaaaaaaaaatattaacacTACAAATTATAGTGACAACATATCTATCATTTTAAGTGACTCTGTCAAAAACACAAACTACATCAACAAAAATATTGAGCTCAATAAATgtgataatataacatCTCTACATAGAGAAG ACATTTTGGAAGAACTAAACAACATGTACCTAAACAATTTAAA gtttgatttaattatatataacataaaaagtaatattGTCTACCGAAAAAACTCTTATATAAGTGTTTATGGAAAAAGGCACATTGTGACCTTCAAAGGAATATACAGCTTTTTAAATTACATGGCAGATATCTTACAAAAAAATG gCTTGCTATTTATAACAGTAGAACTGTCAGCCGTTGACTATCACAAATTTTTGAATATCGTCAAATGTGTATTTGAaaataagaagaaaaatgtATCTATCATATACGAGAATTCTTGCACCATTGAAAATAa CATATTATGTATTGATGAAAATGCATGGTATATGAGATCGGTATGTTTTAAGTTGAACAGCGCGTGA